The following are encoded together in the Gemmatimonadaceae bacterium genome:
- a CDS encoding XRE family transcriptional regulator: MERWSTREAAALIGVERERIRELRRGPLDRFSLERLIRLLVRAGASVELRATPPRERGR, from the coding sequence ATCGAACGATGGAGCACCCGCGAGGCCGCGGCTCTCATCGGCGTGGAACGCGAGCGGATCCGCGAGCTGCGTCGCGGCCCGCTCGATCGATTCTCGCTCGAGCGGCTGATCCGACTCCTCGTTCGCGCCGGCGCCAGCGTGGAGTTACGTGCCACGCCGCCGCGCGAGCGCGGGCGGTGA
- the coxB gene encoding cytochrome c oxidase subunit II, with amino-acid sequence MPFLARLRRPGIRKAGAAALTVGLVALFAACGQNHPDSIFHQRTDVNRDVDFLFRILIWAGSIVFVLVEAILVYTLVKYRKRPGQAEPEHVHGNTALEITWTVVPLLILVIIGIPTITTIFKTQAPARSDALQVEVIGHQWWWEFRYPQYNVVTANEVYLPLGRTVNFSLRSADVIHSFWVPALSGKRDVMPVVAHAVTDHTNYLWYTPDSTAAAAFNGACVEYCGASHANMRFKAFVVNPADFDSWAKHQAEPAAGSQPPAPTIPATPAPGATPPATKAAAGAPSANAATANAAAPQPTAPTQVLQAGFISFPREQIPPEGVPQTPIPAGLTFDDNLLGKGDAANGAKLMVGAGTCLGCHMINGVPSMVGVIGPNLTHIATRTTIAAGLYPNDPQHLARWIKNAEAMKPGSIMPVLGAGQYDPRMKTMSLVKLSDQQIADIVAYLQTLK; translated from the coding sequence ATGCCTTTTCTTGCCCGCCTGCGCCGGCCGGGCATCCGCAAAGCGGGTGCGGCCGCGCTGACGGTCGGCCTCGTGGCGTTGTTCGCCGCGTGTGGCCAGAACCATCCCGATTCGATCTTTCATCAGCGGACGGACGTCAATCGGGACGTCGATTTCCTTTTCAGAATTCTGATCTGGGCCGGGAGCATCGTCTTCGTCCTCGTCGAAGCGATTCTCGTCTACACCCTCGTCAAGTATCGCAAGCGTCCGGGTCAGGCCGAGCCGGAACACGTGCACGGCAACACGGCGCTGGAAATCACCTGGACCGTCGTCCCGCTCCTGATCCTGGTGATCATCGGCATTCCGACGATAACGACGATCTTCAAGACGCAGGCGCCGGCTCGGTCCGACGCGCTCCAGGTCGAGGTCATCGGCCACCAGTGGTGGTGGGAGTTCCGGTATCCGCAGTACAACGTCGTCACGGCGAACGAGGTGTATCTGCCGCTCGGGCGGACGGTCAATTTCAGCCTGCGATCCGCGGACGTCATCCACTCGTTCTGGGTGCCGGCGCTCTCCGGAAAGCGCGACGTGATGCCGGTCGTGGCGCACGCGGTCACCGATCACACGAACTACCTGTGGTACACGCCCGATTCGACGGCCGCCGCCGCGTTCAACGGCGCGTGCGTCGAGTATTGCGGCGCGAGCCACGCGAACATGCGGTTCAAGGCGTTCGTGGTGAACCCTGCCGATTTCGACAGCTGGGCGAAGCATCAAGCGGAGCCGGCAGCCGGCTCGCAGCCTCCCGCTCCGACGATTCCGGCCACGCCGGCGCCGGGCGCGACTCCGCCAGCGACCAAGGCAGCCGCCGGCGCGCCCTCCGCGAATGCGGCAACGGCCAATGCCGCCGCCCCGCAGCCCACGGCGCCGACGCAAGTGCTCCAGGCGGGGTTCATCTCGTTCCCGCGCGAGCAGATTCCGCCGGAGGGGGTGCCGCAGACGCCGATCCCCGCCGGTCTCACGTTCGACGACAATCTGCTCGGCAAAGGTGACGCGGCGAACGGCGCGAAGCTGATGGTCGGCGCCGGCACGTGCCTCGGTTGCCACATGATCAATGGCGTGCCGTCGATGGTCGGCGTGATCGGTCCGAACCTCACTCACATCGCGACTCGGACGACGATCGCCGCGGGACTCTATCCGAACGACCCGCAGCACCTCGCGCGGTGGATCAAGAACGCCGAAGCGATGAAGCCGGGCTCGATCATGCCGGTGCTCGGGGCGGGCCAGTATGACCCGCGGATGAAGACGATGTCGCTGGTCAAGCTGAGCGACCAGCAGATCGCCGACATCGTCGCGTATCTCCAAACTCTGAAATAA
- a CDS encoding methyl-accepting chemotaxis protein has protein sequence MFAISDSRGATRSARSLRWRFLSLAGTGSVLVLGIVAYAGLLVLQKSIAGDEDARIVNSASLSEQLVQRLLSERVRQVQLIASEPGVIAAAKKGTELSRSKGLEKHSIDELEQMFKGPRSQQVDDNALHYLNGLLPKLDIAEVMLTDEFGYNAVTTSLSSDFVQSDEGWWQAAWGNGMTTAQATVDPVMGRTVVELAGVVRDGNARVGVVKVKFGLSMLDSVLAQGSNVGSTMRVDLVDSAGKVIASSGRAARFKPLAGFSTVTTQDPGSVFNFAADSVRRRGSVFATNAGRWRVVAHMSHADATRAYSEARWGLLIGLAVMLGLIVTSLSLVGKFIERRITGPARELAVAAEAVAAGDLSKQITDMGDDDEIGRLAKAIGAMMLELRRLATALNESAAETGNMTVEITSSSEEMAASAGQIAHTASDLSQQSALMAETIQALAASSEHLVGVASTLDAGAHEGVERNARLRALALENRARLDDSSRSLATLSGDVEASAAAIEQLASASEEVRTFVTLVQKLARQSKLLALNAAMEAARAGEHGHGFAVVAEEVRRLAAMSSDAAERTERVVGEVLRGVAQSRSSSGRTVEMVRTVRDATEQGSRSFGQIEQAVAEADTWTGSIENAVSAAGSLVRDMRGKLDTLAAGTDSFAAAMEEVAASSEEQSASTQEIAAAAGTLSGAAERLTLLVSNLRLEQAPQDNDGSNGPPAGGMSQMPVMRPTPRGVSAIRVNKPLEA, from the coding sequence GTGTTCGCGATCTCGGATTCGCGCGGAGCGACGCGCTCCGCGCGATCGCTCCGTTGGCGCTTCCTGAGCCTGGCCGGCACCGGGTCGGTCCTCGTGCTCGGTATCGTCGCCTACGCCGGTCTGCTCGTGCTCCAGAAGTCGATCGCCGGTGACGAGGACGCACGCATCGTGAACTCGGCGTCGCTCTCGGAGCAGCTCGTCCAGCGGCTTCTCTCGGAGCGGGTGCGCCAGGTCCAGCTCATCGCGTCCGAGCCGGGCGTCATCGCGGCCGCCAAGAAGGGCACCGAGTTGTCGCGGTCGAAGGGACTCGAGAAGCATTCGATCGACGAGCTCGAACAGATGTTCAAGGGCCCGCGGTCGCAGCAGGTGGACGACAACGCGCTGCATTACCTGAACGGCCTGCTTCCCAAGCTCGACATCGCCGAAGTCATGCTCACCGATGAATTCGGCTACAACGCGGTGACGACCTCCCTGTCCTCGGACTTCGTCCAGAGCGACGAGGGCTGGTGGCAAGCGGCGTGGGGGAACGGCATGACCACGGCGCAGGCGACCGTCGACCCCGTGATGGGCCGGACGGTCGTCGAGCTCGCGGGTGTCGTCCGCGACGGCAACGCGCGGGTGGGCGTCGTGAAGGTCAAGTTCGGCCTCTCGATGCTCGACTCGGTCCTCGCCCAGGGGAGCAACGTCGGCAGCACGATGCGTGTCGATCTCGTCGACTCCGCGGGCAAGGTCATCGCCAGCTCGGGACGGGCGGCGCGCTTCAAGCCACTCGCCGGTTTCTCGACCGTTACCACGCAGGACCCGGGCAGCGTCTTCAACTTCGCCGCGGATTCGGTCCGCCGGCGCGGTTCGGTGTTCGCTACCAACGCAGGGCGGTGGCGAGTGGTCGCGCACATGAGTCACGCCGACGCCACGCGCGCATACTCCGAAGCGCGGTGGGGACTCCTCATCGGCCTCGCCGTGATGTTGGGCCTGATCGTCACGTCGCTGTCGCTCGTCGGGAAGTTCATCGAACGGCGCATCACCGGGCCGGCGCGCGAGCTCGCGGTGGCGGCCGAGGCGGTCGCCGCGGGCGACCTGTCGAAGCAGATCACCGACATGGGCGACGATGACGAGATCGGACGTCTCGCCAAGGCCATCGGCGCCATGATGCTCGAGCTGCGTCGTCTCGCGACGGCGCTCAACGAATCAGCCGCCGAAACGGGCAACATGACGGTCGAGATCACGTCGAGCTCCGAGGAGATGGCGGCGTCGGCCGGCCAGATCGCGCACACGGCGTCAGACCTCTCGCAGCAGTCGGCGCTCATGGCCGAAACGATCCAAGCTCTGGCGGCGTCGTCGGAGCATCTCGTCGGTGTGGCGTCGACGCTCGACGCCGGCGCGCACGAGGGCGTCGAGCGCAACGCGCGGCTCCGCGCGCTGGCGCTCGAGAATCGCGCGCGCCTCGACGATAGCTCGCGTTCACTCGCCACCCTGAGCGGCGACGTCGAAGCCAGCGCGGCGGCGATCGAGCAACTCGCGTCGGCGTCGGAAGAGGTCCGCACGTTCGTGACGCTCGTGCAGAAACTCGCGCGGCAATCCAAGCTTCTGGCGCTCAACGCGGCGATGGAAGCCGCCCGCGCCGGCGAACACGGTCACGGCTTCGCGGTCGTCGCCGAAGAAGTCCGCCGCCTCGCGGCGATGTCGTCGGATGCCGCCGAACGGACCGAACGCGTCGTGGGTGAAGTGCTCCGCGGCGTCGCGCAGTCGCGATCGTCGAGCGGCCGCACGGTCGAGATGGTCCGCACCGTGCGCGACGCAACCGAGCAGGGTTCGCGCTCGTTCGGCCAGATCGAGCAGGCGGTCGCCGAAGCCGACACGTGGACGGGATCGATCGAGAACGCGGTCAGCGCTGCCGGGAGCCTGGTTCGCGACATGCGCGGTAAGCTCGACACGCTCGCCGCCGGCACGGACTCGTTCGCAGCCGCCATGGAGGAAGTCGCCGCGTCGAGCGAGGAACAGAGCGCGAGCACGCAAGAAATCGCCGCCGCGGCTGGCACGCTCTCCGGCGCCGCCGAGCGCCTCACGCTGCTCGTGTCGAACCTCCGCCTCGAGCAGGCGCCGCAAGACAACGACGGGTCGAACGGTCCGCCGGCGGGTGGAATGTCGCAGATGCCGGTCATGCGCCCCACGCCCCGCGGCGTCAGCGCCATTCGCGTCAACAAGCCCCTCGAAGCATAG
- the aspA gene encoding aspartate ammonia-lyase: MSATVRDRLRQTQFLEGLTDSAIHQLAKVVAPVTYEADAVLFHEGSARDFMSILVSGAVAIEKGMNGKPVRLVTLGAGQALGEGLLLDDLPHGTSARTLQRTEAYQLTIAQVQEMVKEQPALYAALVGRAARSISQRLAATDATLVGHKRTLGFTGSRTRKEHDLLGEREVPEDALYGVQTLRALENFPITGIALREFPALIQALAAVKEAAAGANAELGLLDASIADPIKRAAQEIRAGRHHEHFVVDMIQGGAGTSTNMNANEVIANRALELMGKERGNYASVHPNTHVNLSQSTNDVYPTAVKLALHDAIEELRESMRKLVDAFLAKGSEFSAFVKMGRTQLQDAVPMTLGQEFAAFGHTMQEDVDRLGEAQALIREINMGATAIGTGITTPPRYAETIRRELSRITGLALITAPDLVEATSDTGAFVQMSGVLKRCAVKLSKICNDLRLLSSGPRAGLGEINLPPMQPGSSIMPGKVNPVIPEVVNQVCFDVIGGDVTVTLAAEAGQLQLNVFEPVIAYRLLRSIETMKNACTVLRERCVTGITANPARMRQFVEHSIGIVTALLPAIGYEQASAVAKEALESGRGVYDVVMSRGLLTREQLDRVLDPESMTGGRL; encoded by the coding sequence ATGTCAGCCACCGTCCGCGACCGACTGCGCCAGACCCAGTTCCTCGAGGGGCTCACCGACTCGGCGATCCATCAGCTCGCCAAGGTCGTCGCGCCCGTCACATATGAAGCCGACGCGGTGCTCTTTCATGAAGGGTCGGCGCGCGACTTCATGTCGATCCTCGTCTCGGGCGCCGTGGCGATCGAGAAGGGGATGAATGGAAAGCCGGTGCGGCTCGTGACGCTCGGAGCCGGCCAGGCGCTCGGCGAAGGGCTGTTGCTCGACGATCTGCCGCACGGGACGAGCGCGCGGACGTTGCAGCGGACGGAGGCGTATCAACTCACCATCGCGCAGGTACAGGAGATGGTGAAGGAGCAGCCCGCGCTGTATGCCGCGCTCGTGGGGCGCGCGGCGAGATCGATCTCGCAGCGGCTCGCGGCGACCGATGCGACGCTCGTCGGGCACAAGCGCACGCTGGGTTTCACCGGATCGCGGACGCGCAAGGAGCACGACCTGCTCGGCGAGCGCGAGGTGCCCGAGGACGCGCTCTACGGCGTTCAGACCCTGCGCGCGCTCGAGAACTTTCCGATCACCGGGATCGCCCTGCGAGAATTCCCGGCGCTGATCCAGGCGCTGGCGGCGGTCAAAGAGGCGGCGGCGGGGGCGAACGCGGAGCTCGGGCTGCTCGACGCGTCGATCGCCGATCCGATCAAGCGTGCCGCGCAGGAGATTCGCGCGGGGCGGCATCACGAGCATTTCGTCGTCGACATGATCCAAGGCGGCGCGGGGACGTCGACGAACATGAACGCGAACGAAGTCATCGCCAATCGCGCGCTCGAGCTGATGGGCAAGGAGCGCGGCAACTACGCGAGCGTACACCCGAACACCCACGTCAACCTCAGCCAGTCGACGAACGACGTCTACCCGACCGCCGTCAAGCTGGCGCTGCACGACGCGATCGAAGAACTGCGCGAGTCGATGCGGAAATTGGTCGACGCGTTCCTCGCCAAAGGCAGCGAATTCTCGGCTTTCGTGAAAATGGGACGCACGCAGCTGCAGGACGCCGTCCCCATGACGCTCGGTCAGGAATTCGCCGCGTTCGGTCACACGATGCAGGAGGACGTGGACCGGCTGGGTGAAGCGCAGGCGCTGATCCGCGAGATCAACATGGGCGCGACGGCGATCGGTACGGGAATCACGACGCCGCCGCGCTACGCGGAAACGATTCGCCGAGAGTTGTCGCGGATCACAGGACTGGCGCTGATCACGGCGCCCGATCTCGTGGAAGCGACGTCGGACACGGGCGCGTTCGTACAAATGTCGGGGGTGCTCAAGCGCTGCGCCGTGAAGCTTTCGAAAATCTGCAATGATCTTCGCCTCTTGAGCTCGGGCCCGCGTGCGGGACTCGGCGAGATCAACTTGCCGCCGATGCAGCCGGGATCGTCGATCATGCCGGGAAAAGTGAACCCGGTGATCCCCGAGGTCGTGAACCAAGTGTGCTTCGACGTGATCGGCGGCGACGTCACCGTGACGCTCGCGGCTGAGGCCGGACAACTGCAACTCAACGTATTCGAGCCGGTGATCGCGTATCGCCTGCTGCGCAGCATCGAGACGATGAAGAACGCGTGCACGGTTCTGCGCGAGCGTTGCGTCACGGGGATCACGGCGAATCCGGCGCGCATGCGCCAGTTCGTCGAGCATTCCATAGGAATCGTGACGGCGCTCCTGCCGGCGATCGGCTACGAGCAGGCGTCGGCCGTCGCCAAAGAGGCTTTGGAGTCCGGCCGAGGGGTGTACGACGTCGTCATGTCGCGCGGCCTGCTCACCCGCGAGCAACTCGACCGGGTGCTCGACCCCGAGTCGATGACCGGCGGCCGTCTCTAG
- a CDS encoding N(4)-(beta-N-acetylglucosaminyl)-L-asparaginase has protein sequence MTVSRRDFLGAGAAAAAGLALPNLAEAMPRIVVRDRAALPTEPFAGRPVIISAANGFDKDPSGKQGIKVAYDMMTGGADPLDSIVAGVQIVELNPNDQSVGLGGLPNEEGVVQLDASCMHGPTKRAGAVGCLEDVAEAAAVAKAVLDNTDHIFLVGAGAKKFALELGFKERNLLTEQSRQDWLRWKSRLNPNDAWLDQGTKPPIRPARQDDEHASNAHIEYDRYGIPHTYGTINMNAVTAGGDIASCTTTSGLSWKIPGRVGDSPIIGAGQYCDNEVGAAGSTGRGEANIKVCGAFLAVEFMRQGMSPQQALMKVMERVIAMTEKRLLADNGKPFFQLQYYAVNKKGEYAGACCYEGSKFAVADANGARLEECAYMYKKSEQPTPALSGVMIKP, from the coding sequence ATGACCGTCTCGCGTCGTGACTTTCTCGGTGCCGGTGCCGCGGCTGCCGCCGGCCTTGCGCTTCCCAACCTCGCCGAGGCGATGCCGCGCATCGTCGTGCGCGACCGAGCGGCCCTGCCCACGGAACCCTTCGCGGGTCGACCCGTCATCATCTCCGCCGCAAACGGGTTCGACAAAGACCCGAGCGGCAAGCAGGGAATCAAGGTCGCGTACGACATGATGACGGGCGGCGCCGACCCCCTCGACTCGATCGTGGCCGGCGTGCAGATCGTCGAGCTCAATCCGAACGACCAATCCGTCGGACTCGGCGGTCTTCCGAACGAAGAAGGCGTCGTGCAGCTCGACGCCAGTTGCATGCACGGGCCGACGAAGCGCGCCGGTGCCGTCGGTTGTCTCGAGGACGTCGCCGAGGCGGCCGCGGTCGCGAAGGCGGTCCTGGACAACACGGACCACATCTTCCTCGTCGGCGCCGGCGCCAAGAAGTTCGCGCTCGAGTTGGGGTTCAAGGAGCGCAACCTCCTCACCGAGCAGAGCAGACAGGACTGGCTCCGCTGGAAGTCGCGCCTCAACCCGAACGATGCGTGGCTCGATCAAGGCACGAAGCCGCCCATCCGGCCGGCGCGGCAGGATGACGAGCACGCGAGCAATGCGCACATCGAGTACGACCGATACGGCATTCCGCACACGTATGGCACGATCAACATGAACGCCGTCACGGCGGGCGGAGACATTGCGTCGTGCACGACGACCAGCGGGCTGTCGTGGAAGATCCCGGGGCGCGTCGGCGATTCGCCGATCATCGGGGCGGGGCAGTACTGCGACAACGAAGTCGGCGCCGCCGGCTCGACGGGCCGCGGTGAAGCGAACATCAAGGTGTGCGGCGCGTTCCTGGCCGTGGAATTCATGCGGCAGGGGATGTCGCCCCAGCAGGCGCTCATGAAGGTCATGGAGCGCGTGATCGCGATGACCGAGAAGCGGCTCCTCGCCGACAACGGCAAGCCCTTCTTCCAACTTCAGTACTACGCGGTAAACAAGAAGGGCGAGTACGCGGGCGCCTGCTGCTACGAGGGCTCCAAGTTCGCCGTTGCCGACGCGAACGGCGCTCGTCTCGAAGAGTGCGCCTACATGTACAAGAAGTCGGAGCAGCCTACACCGGCGCTCAGCGGCGTGATGATCAAGCCGTAA